The following proteins are encoded in a genomic region of Saccharomyces mikatae IFO 1815 strain IFO1815 genome assembly, chromosome: 9:
- the SMKI09G0010 gene encoding uncharacterized protein codes for MAAIREYTTASEVAKRMPRLDGLSVQELMDSKTRGGLTYNDFLVLPGLVDFPSSEVSLETKLTRNINLKTPFVSSPMDTVTESEMAIFMALSGGIGFIHHNCAPEEQAAMVRRVKNYENGFIDNPVVISPTTTVGEAKSMKEKYGFAGFPVTEDGKRNAKLVGVITSRDIQFVEDDSLLVQDVMTKNPVTGLQGITLSEGNEVLKKTKKGKLLIVDDRGHLVSMLSRTDLKKNENFPLASKSGSSKQLLCGASVGTMDSDRERLGLLVEAGLDVVILDSSQGNSIFQLNMLEWVKESFPGLEVIAGNVVTREQTANLVAAGADGLRIGMGTGSICITQEVMACGRPQGTAVYNVCEFANQFGVPCMADGGVQNIGHIMKALALGSSTVMMGGMLAGATESPGDYFYQDGERLKVYRGMGSIDAMQKTGSKGNASTSRYFSESDSVLVAQGVAGAVVDKGSIKKFIPYLYNGLQHSCQDIGCKTLTLLKENVQRGKVRFEFRTASAQVEGGVNNLYSYEKRLHN; via the coding sequence ATGGCTGCTATTAGAGAGTACACGACTGCTTCGGAAGTTGCCAAGAGGATGCCTCGACTGGATGGTTTGTCAGTCCAGGAACTGATGGACTCCAAGACCAGAGGTGGGTTGACTTATAACGATTTTTTGGTCTTGCCAGGCTTGGTCGACTTCCCGTCCTCTGAGGTTAGCCTGGAGACTAAGTTGACCAGGAATATCAATTTGAAGACCCCTTTCGTTTCCTCTCCAATGGACACTGTTACCGAATCAGAGATGGCCATCTTCATGGCTCTGTCGGGTGGTATTGGTTTCATTCACCATAACTGCGCTCCCGAGGAGCAAGCTGCCATGGTCAGAAGAGTCAAGAACTATGAAAATGGGTTTATTGACAACCCTGTAGTGATTTCTCCAACGACCACGGTTGGTGAAGCTAAGAGCATGAAGGAGAAGTATGGGTTTGCAGGCTTCCCTGTGACGGAAGATGGCAAGAGAAATGCGAAGTTGGTGGGTGTCATCACTTCTCGTGATATACAATTCGTTGAGGACGACTCTTTACTCGTTCAGGATGTCATGACCAAGAACCCTGTTACCGGTTTACAGGGTATTACCTTGTCTGAGGGTAATGAAgttttaaagaaaaccaaaaaggGTAAGCTGTTGATTGTTGACGACAGGGGTCATTTGGTGTCCATGCTTTCCAGGACtgacttgaagaagaacgaaAACTTCCCGTTAGCTTCCAAGTCTGGCAGCAGCAAGCAATTGCTATGCGGCGCTTCTGTAGGCACTATGGACTCTGATAGGGAGAGACTAGGCCTGTTGGTGGAAGCTGGCTTGGACGTGGTTATCTTAGATTCATCGCAAGGCAACTCGATTTTCCAGTTGAACATGCTCGAATGGGTGAAAGAGAGTTTCCCAGGGTTGGAAGTCATCGCTGGTAACGTTGTCACCAGGGAACAAACTGCCAATTTGGTTGCTGCCGGTGCGGATGGTCTGAGAATCGGTATGGGAACTGGCTCTATTTGTATCACTCAAGAAGTTATGGCTTGTGGTAGGCCACAAGGTACAGCCGTCTACAACGTGTGTGAATTTGCCAACCAGTTCGGTGTTCCATGTATGGCTGACGGTGGTGTTCAAAACATCGGCCATATCATGAAGGCCTTGGCGCTTGGGTCGTCTACTGTTATGATGGGTGGTATGTTGGCTGGTGCTACCGAATCGCCCGGTGATTATTTCTATCAAGATGGTGAACGATTAAAGGTGTATCGTGGGATGGGTTCCATTGATGCGATGCAAAAGACCGGTAGCAAGGGCAATGCCTCGACCTCTCGTTACTTTTCTGAAAGCGACAGCGTTTTGGTTGCGCAAGGTGTGGCGGGTGCAGTGGTTGACAAAGGATCCATTAAGAAGTTTATTCCGTATTTGTACAACGGGCTGCAACATTCGTGTCAGGACATTGGTTGCAAGACGCTAACTCTATTGAAGGAGAATGTGCAAAGAGGCAAAGTCAGATTTGAATTCAGAACGGCATCTGCTCAAGTGGAAGGTGGTGTGAATAACTTATACTCTTATGAAAAACGTCTACATAACTAA
- the SMKI09G0020 gene encoding GNAT family N-acetyltransferase produces MANINEFGQEVGADVDGWTTRVFPQEVVLKGNHCRLEPLDKEKHGLQLFSAYAKAGQRLWTYLPVGPFNNVDEYLQFIDELNETEDTVPYAIIHERTGCAVGTLCLIRIDEANGSLEVGYVVFSPELQKTVIATEAQFLLMKYVFDVLQYRRYEWKCDSLNGPSRRAAMRLGFKHEGTFRQVVVYKGRTRDTQWFSIIDKEWMNIRKAFEQWLDGENFEDGRQKRGLATIREGL; encoded by the coding sequence atGGCGAATATAAATGAGTTTGGGCAAGAAGTCGGTGCAGACGTCGATGGCTGGACAACCAGGGTCTTCCCACAAGAAGTCGTCTTGAAAGGCAACCACTGTAGACTGGAACCGCTTGACAAGGAAAAGCACGGATTGCAGCTCTTTAGTGCGTATGCTAAAGCGGGTCAACGCTTGTGGACATATTTGCCTGTCGGTCCGTTCAACAACGTCGACGAATACCTACAGTTCATCGATGAACTtaatgaaactgaagaCACCGTGCCTTACGCAATTATTCATGAAAGGACTGGCTGTGCCGTTGGTACACTTTGCCTCATAAGGATCGATGAAGCCAATGGTTCGCTTGAAGTTGGATATGTAGTTTTTTCACCGGAGTTACAGAAGACAGTAATCGCTACTGAGGCCCAATTCcttttgatgaaatatGTGTTTGACGTTTTACAGTACAGGAGATACGAGTGGAAGTGCGATAGTCTAAATGGGCCATCCAGGAGGGCGGCGATGCGCCTGGGGTTCAAGCACGAGGGAACCTTTCGGCAAGTGGTCGTGTACAAGGGTCGGACTCGAGACACCCAGTGGTTCTCAATAATCGACAAAGAATGGATGAACATCCGTAAAGCATTCGAGCAATGGTTAGACGGGGAAAACTTTGAGGATGGTAGACAGAAGAGAGGATTGGCTACAATAAGAGAAGGCTTGTAA
- the PAU14 gene encoding seripauperin PAU14: protein MVKLTSIAAGVAAIAAGASATTTLAQSDERVNLVELGVYVSDIRAHLAQYYLFQAAHPTETYPVEVAEAVFNYGDFTTMLTGIAPDQVTRMITGVPWYSTRLKPAISKALSKDGIYTVAK, encoded by the coding sequence ATGGTCAAATTAACTTCAATTGCCGCTGGTGTCGCTGCCATTGCTGCCGGTGCCTCCGCCACCACCACTCTAGCTCAATCCGACGAAAGAGTCAACCTGGTTGAGTTGGGTGTCTACGTCTCCGATATCAGAGCTCATTTGGCCCAATATTACTTGTTCCAAGCCGCCCACCCAACTGAAACATACCCAGTCGAAGTTGCTGAAGCTGTCTTCAACTACGGTGATTTCACCACCATGTTGACCGGTATTGCCCCAGACCAAGTGACCAGAATGATCACTGGTGTGCCATGGTACTCCACCAGATTAAAGCCAGCTATCTCCAAGGCTCTATCTAAGGATGGTATCTACACTGTCGCCAAATAG
- the YPS5 gene encoding Yps5p gives MQLFPLLSLALSLAYSQAVLGSSSDSYVRFPVQKLANVPGMGSQDVSNVFKRDDVLNSTLINAVGMYVVKVEIGTPPQTAYLQLDTGSSDMYVNDADSPYCVLMSYGSGYSSTSKLQFQ, from the coding sequence ATGCAGCTGTTCCCTCTTCTATCGTTAGCGTTATCTTTGGCCTATTCTCAGGCTGTTTTGGGTTCTTCCTCAGACTCTTACGTCAGGTTTCCCGTTCAAAAGCTAGCAAATGTCCCAGGAATGGGCTCGCAAGATGTATCTAAcgttttcaaaagagatgACGTCCTGAATTCGACTTTGATTAATGCCGTAGGAATGTACGTCGTCAAGGTGGAAATCGGAACCCCTCCCCAAACCGCGTACCTTCAGTTAGACACTGGCTCTTCTGATATGTATGTAAATGATGCTGATAGTCCATATTGCGTATTGATGTCTTACGGGTCAGGCTACAGTTCGACTAGTAAATTGCAGTTTCAGTGA
- the SMKI09G0050 gene encoding uncharacterized protein produces the protein MKLERISSNSSFKRGREIQFIESPCTRPLKKMSQDTSFAFLETKKPFEGITRNYKGHLCQSSCKPDSSKLELAGPHLSLRTGQGFLQRSRQTTPDKRTCSRYILTPEATPLRNTGTENVWATSRVASASGLSIVTPREIKNVLVNEFSKLELVQPLETQHKQSHAVFEIPEIVGNILRMMVFLESANIPQERPCLRRNPQSYEHSFLMYKDEEKAKKAWSQTQHLQDPLLVRHKANKQGTLFSCMMVNRLWFNITKALLFESLHFKSVHNFKEFLRASDESAQVIKPSHFILHKLHQVTQLDIEKLSRKMECQNLKWIEFYICPRIIPPLTWFDNLQKLEKLVIPGNKHIDDKFLLKLSQSLPSLKHLDLRACDNVSDSGVVCIALKCPKLKTFNIGRHRHGNLITSVSLAALAKYTQVETIGFAGCDIDDAGIWEFARLNGKNVERLSLNSCRLLTDHSLPILFALNSFPNLAVLEIRNLDRITDVRYFVKYNLWKKSLNASILIEACERIMKLIDEEENRVKRINSLIALKDMTTWVNADDEMKKNARLDDFS, from the coding sequence ATGAAATTAGAACGTATAAGCAGTAATagctctttcaaaagaggCAGAGAAATTCAGTTCATCGAATCCCCATGTACAAggcctttgaaaaaaatgtcacAAGATACATCTTTTGCATTCCTTGAAACGAAAAAGCCTTTCGAAGGTATTACCAGGAATTATAAGGGCCACCTTTGTCAAAGTAGTTGTAAGCCCGACTCAAGCAAATTGGAGCTAGCAGGACCACATTTGTCTTTAAGAACTGGTCAGGGTTTTCTTCAACGTAGTAGACAGACTACACCTGACAAGAGAACCTGTAGTAGGTATATTTTAACTCCAGAGGCTACACCATTACGAAATACAGGTACTGAAAATGTGTGGGCAACCTCTCGAGTTGCTTCCGCATCCGGTCTTTCTATAGTGACACCAAGGGAAATTAAAAATGTTCTTGTCAATGAATTCTCCAAATTGGAGCTAGTGCAACCCTTGGAAACTCAACATAAGCAAAGTCATGCGGTCTTCGAAATTCCGGAGATCGTGGGAAATATTTTAAGAATGATGGTTTTTTTAGAATCTGCAAACATTCCACAGGAAAGACCATGTCTAAGAAGAAATCCACAATCTTATGAGCACTCTTTTCTTATGTACAAAGACGAAGAAAAGGCCAAAAAGGCATGGTCACAGACCCAGCATTTACAGGACCCACTGTTAGTCAGGCACAAGGCGAACAAGCAAGGGACTTTGTTCAGTTGTATGATGGTTAACAGGTTATGGTTTAACATTACAAAAGCACTTCTTTTTGAGAGTTTACATTTCAAAAGCGTTCATAATTTTAAGGAGTTTTTGAGAGCTTCTGATGAGTCCGCTCAGGTCATTAAACCGTCccattttattttacaCAAATTGCATCAAGTAACACAATTAGATATAGAGAaactttcaagaaaaatggaatgCCAAAACTTGAAATGGATCGAATTTTATATTTGCCCCAGAATAATTCCTCCTTTAACTTGGTTTGATAATCTCCAAAAGCTTGAAAAGCTTGTAATTCCAGGTAATAAAcacattgatgataagtTTTTATTAAAGTTATCTCAAAGCCTACCAAGTTTGAAACACTTAGATTTAAGAGCATGTGACAATGTCAGTGATTCAGGTGTTGTTTGTATCGCTTTGAAGTGCCCGAAGTTGAAAACTTTCAACATTGGTAGACATAGGCACGGAAACTTGATTACAAGTGTCTCACTGGCCGCACTAGCTAAATACACACAAGTGGAAACTATAGGGTTTGCTGGTTgtgatattgatgatgcCGGTATTTGGGAGTTTGCTCGATTGAATGGCAAAAATGTTGAAAGACTGTCTTTGAATTCCTGTCGTCTTTTGACAGACCACTCCCTACCCATTCTTTTTGCTTTGAACTCATTTCCAAACTTGGCTGTTTTAGAGATCAGAAACCTGGATAGAATAACGGATGTGAGGTATTTTGTCAAGTACAACTTATGGAAAAAATCACTCAATGCCTCTATTCTAATTGAAGCATGTGAACGCATTATGAAACTTATcgacgaagaagaaaacaggGTTAAGAGGATTAACTCCTTGATCGCCTTGAAGGATATGACAACTTGGGTTAATGcagatgatgaaatgaaaaaaaatgcgcGACTAGATGACTTTTCATGA